The Desulforegula conservatrix Mb1Pa genome includes a window with the following:
- the glnD gene encoding [protein-PII] uridylyltransferase → MDVKVNIHAKAAGRLKEDREKLISRFSRIPSSEFLMKHTELIDSYFMECFEKSLAGMNMGISKRPYAIIALGGYGRAEQCVRSDVDVLFLFRNEVPKEAVELIREMIYPLWDMGMEVGHSTRSIKESINMAQQDLEFLTSILDARFICGMSPLFTEVMEKIHEKCVRPQQKTYLTRLIDSAAARHLQAGDSEGVLEPNLKNGVGGLRDYHSIMWLGKIRFGLKLQRDLEYYGHLSNEEFERLGAVLEFIWKVRNNLHIITGRKCDQLYFEHQERLAEAMGFKPKAGEKAVERFLGELHSAMDTVKQLYLMIVSESVPSKRLSLRRTFPKKCKCPDLVINRETLGFASSEDVLRNKELLIQIFHESAVSKIQIGTEAKRIIREFGYLADQFYLADPVRMKMFEKILSVPAKGFSVLNDMLSTGFLERIVPELKTIRHRIQYNQYHIHPVDRHSVNTVNILASFGEDKESNLKSDIFKTLKSRPALFWAAFLHDIGKGVASPTHCVEGAEIAKKILTRIGYRTSFIETVTFLIEMHLFLIQAATRRDINDEETAVFCAMKIRDPERLKMLYLLSVADSMATGPKAWNTWTASLLRELFFKVMNTIKTGEVISARAIKNLDAKKLTILEAWQNLGGPDINPESFINQISTRYLISTPVENIMKHLNLYSERPQGDFLWDVDIKEGSEVRTVTIMAEDRPGHLSSVSGVFTLNGIDILDAQAYPWPKNTGLSIFTVKAPPDIIFESERWDKARENLRAVLAGEKNIEEELAKRKKPALKINGSSGKNWSVRIDSEWSSFFTIIEVTAHDAPGLLFCITRALHICGLDVAVAKIATRVDQVMDIFYVREPSGGKVADSETQEKIRSEIGLALDNFFEIGS, encoded by the coding sequence ATGGACGTAAAAGTAAACATACATGCAAAAGCAGCGGGCAGACTCAAGGAAGACCGGGAAAAGCTGATTTCCCGTTTCAGCAGAATTCCTTCCTCAGAGTTTCTCATGAAGCACACAGAGCTGATAGACAGCTACTTCATGGAATGCTTCGAAAAAAGCCTGGCTGGCATGAACATGGGCATAAGCAAAAGGCCCTACGCCATAATAGCCCTTGGTGGTTACGGCCGCGCAGAGCAATGCGTCCGTTCGGATGTTGATGTCCTTTTTCTTTTCAGAAATGAAGTGCCAAAGGAAGCTGTAGAGCTGATCAGGGAAATGATTTATCCGCTCTGGGACATGGGAATGGAAGTCGGCCATTCCACAAGATCCATAAAAGAAAGCATCAATATGGCCCAGCAGGATCTTGAATTTCTTACATCAATATTGGACGCCAGATTCATATGCGGCATGTCCCCTCTCTTTACGGAGGTGATGGAAAAAATTCATGAGAAATGCGTGAGGCCTCAGCAGAAGACGTATCTCACAAGACTAATAGACTCTGCTGCTGCAAGACATCTTCAGGCGGGGGATTCGGAAGGAGTGCTTGAGCCAAATCTCAAGAACGGTGTAGGCGGACTCAGGGATTATCACTCCATAATGTGGCTTGGGAAAATCAGATTCGGACTCAAGCTTCAGAGAGATCTCGAATATTACGGACATCTTTCGAATGAAGAATTTGAAAGACTCGGTGCAGTCCTGGAATTCATATGGAAGGTCAGAAACAATCTTCACATAATTACAGGCCGGAAATGTGACCAGCTTTATTTTGAGCACCAGGAAAGACTGGCCGAAGCCATGGGCTTTAAGCCAAAAGCGGGAGAAAAGGCGGTGGAGAGATTTCTTGGTGAGCTCCACTCTGCGATGGACACAGTAAAGCAACTTTACCTGATGATTGTTTCGGAATCTGTTCCTTCAAAACGCTTAAGCCTTAGAAGGACTTTTCCAAAGAAATGCAAATGCCCTGATCTTGTTATAAACAGGGAAACCTTAGGATTTGCGTCTTCTGAGGATGTACTCAGAAACAAGGAGCTTCTGATCCAGATTTTTCATGAAAGCGCTGTTTCAAAGATCCAGATAGGAACAGAAGCCAAAAGAATCATCAGGGAGTTCGGATATCTGGCTGATCAGTTTTACCTTGCCGATCCTGTAAGAATGAAGATGTTCGAGAAAATATTATCTGTTCCGGCAAAAGGATTCAGCGTGCTGAATGATATGCTCAGCACAGGTTTTCTTGAAAGGATAGTACCAGAGCTGAAAACCATAAGACACAGGATTCAATACAATCAGTATCACATACATCCTGTGGACAGACATTCGGTAAATACGGTTAATATCCTGGCATCCTTTGGTGAAGACAAGGAAAGCAACCTGAAATCAGATATTTTCAAGACCCTCAAAAGTAGGCCTGCTCTTTTCTGGGCAGCTTTCCTGCACGACATAGGAAAAGGAGTGGCGTCTCCGACCCATTGTGTGGAGGGGGCTGAAATTGCAAAAAAGATTCTGACAAGAATCGGATACAGAACATCCTTTATAGAAACAGTTACCTTTCTCATTGAAATGCATCTGTTTCTTATACAGGCCGCCACCAGAAGAGACATAAACGATGAGGAAACGGCTGTGTTCTGCGCCATGAAGATAAGAGACCCGGAGAGACTCAAGATGCTCTACCTTCTGTCTGTAGCAGATTCCATGGCGACCGGGCCGAAGGCATGGAACACCTGGACGGCAAGCCTTCTCAGGGAGCTTTTCTTCAAGGTCATGAACACAATAAAAACGGGCGAAGTGATCTCTGCAAGGGCGATCAAGAACCTGGATGCAAAAAAGCTGACAATACTCGAGGCGTGGCAAAATCTCGGAGGACCGGACATAAATCCGGAATCTTTCATAAATCAGATATCCACAAGATACCTGATCAGCACGCCTGTCGAAAATATAATGAAACACCTGAATCTTTATTCCGAAAGGCCCCAGGGGGATTTTCTCTGGGATGTTGATATTAAGGAAGGATCTGAAGTCAGAACGGTTACAATAATGGCAGAAGACCGTCCGGGCCATCTTTCAAGTGTTTCAGGTGTTTTCACTCTTAACGGAATAGACATTCTCGATGCCCAGGCCTATCCCTGGCCTAAAAACACAGGTCTGAGCATCTTTACGGTAAAGGCCCCGCCGGACATAATTTTTGAGTCCGAAAGATGGGACAAGGCCAGGGAAAATCTAAGAGCCGTTCTTGCCGGAGAAAAAAATATTGAGGAGGAGCTTGCAAAGCGTAAAAAGCCCGCCCTCAAAATCAACGGCTCTTCAGGAAAAAACTGGAGCGTAAGAATTGACAGCGAGTGGTCCAGTTTTTTCACAATTATTGAAGTAACTGCCCATGATGCTCCTGGGCTTCTATTCTGCATCACGCGTGCGCTTCATATTTGCGGACTCGATGTTGCGGTAGCCAAAATTGCCACCAGGGTCGACCAGGTAATGGACATTTTTTATGTTCGTGAACCTTCCGGAGGAAAAGTGGCTGATTCAGAAACCCAGGAGAAGATACGCAGTGAAATAGGCCTTGCGCTTGATAATTTTTTTGAAATCGGGAGTTAG
- the glnE gene encoding bifunctional [glutamate--ammonia ligase]-adenylyl-L-tyrosine phosphorylase/[glutamate--ammonia-ligase] adenylyltransferase, which translates to MKNTIIRRLVPVPVPKYFFKDDCAIMDFFEGELSIRIHNFEDSAKTSDALYPDSPDFRKRMAAAFTSSGFIARTLARHPSIISDLVESRDLDQSYETDRLFETVKKIRLCSKNQDDLGSNLRKLRAREYVRIAWRDINGLADLDETLRDLSLLAEACVDQVCEFIFGELALRYGYPKRSDGRIQKLLVLGMGKLGARELNFSSDIDLIFAYPENTWVNEDITSDEFFTKLARSFLKVFAENSPEGLLFRVDMRLRPYGDAGPIVMSFSSMEDYYQTQGREWERYALIKARVVAGQPDDGEELTDMLRPFVYRRYFDYSTFEAIRDLKKSIASEVQRKQLSRNIKLGAGGIREIEFFGQVFQLLRGGVESELQERSILKILKILSLRNYIPDSVRQELESAYYFFRNLEHRIQQVEDRQTHDLPENELEKLRICIGMGFSDYGDFSEVLEIHQAKVHNHFRCLLGGENGEESDICAKTEIFEGIWQHPENRDATMEILGNTGFKDPENSFSNIIYIRELSLKQAGEKGKLKLDRLMPTLLKKISESDFPDTALSRIADLLKAIMQRTCYIALLQENLVSVDNLIKLASASPWIVNFLSRHPVLLDELLDPRTLYSPPSKEELREDLGYRLGQIDDENMELQMETLCVFKQSRILRVAAADITASYPLMRVSDHLTEIAETLLETVLELSFRQIAKRLAAPESLAIVEPAINSFAIIGYGKLGGLELGYGSDLDIVFLHQGEGEYSKGFDGIDTSYFFTRVAQIMIHFLTTHSNAGTLYEVDTRLRPSGSAGVLVSHINGFEDYLLNQAWTWEHQAIVRARVIVGGKDISERFNDIRKRILCIKRDVPSLKKEITEMSEKIRTHNRKKPVSGFHLKYDKGGIVDIEFFVQYLVLAYSNAYPEMSIWTDNVRILETAAKTGIISEETSLCLKKAYLSYRIEVHKRDLLGLDHEVEEDIFSEHRAFVIKTWNEYL; encoded by the coding sequence GTGAAAAATACAATCATCAGGAGATTAGTACCCGTGCCTGTTCCTAAATATTTTTTTAAAGATGACTGTGCAATAATGGATTTTTTCGAGGGCGAGCTTTCAATAAGAATCCATAATTTTGAGGACTCCGCAAAAACATCAGATGCACTTTATCCTGATTCTCCTGATTTCAGAAAAAGAATGGCTGCGGCTTTTACATCAAGCGGATTCATAGCAAGAACCCTGGCAAGACATCCTTCCATAATCTCTGACCTTGTCGAAAGCAGAGATCTTGATCAAAGCTACGAAACTGACAGACTTTTTGAGACGGTCAAAAAGATCAGACTCTGCTCAAAAAACCAGGATGATCTTGGTTCAAATCTCAGAAAACTAAGGGCAAGGGAATATGTTCGGATAGCATGGCGGGACATAAACGGTCTTGCGGATCTTGACGAGACCCTAAGGGACCTGTCTCTTCTTGCCGAAGCCTGCGTGGATCAAGTCTGCGAATTCATATTCGGTGAGCTTGCCCTAAGATATGGATATCCCAAAAGATCAGACGGAAGAATTCAGAAACTGCTTGTTCTTGGAATGGGCAAACTTGGTGCAAGGGAGCTTAATTTTTCTTCGGATATTGACCTGATTTTTGCTTATCCTGAAAATACATGGGTGAATGAAGACATCACCTCTGACGAATTTTTCACAAAGCTGGCCAGATCATTCCTCAAGGTTTTTGCTGAAAACAGCCCGGAAGGTCTTCTTTTCAGGGTTGACATGAGACTCCGGCCATATGGCGACGCAGGCCCCATAGTAATGAGCTTTTCATCCATGGAAGATTATTATCAAACCCAGGGACGGGAATGGGAAAGATACGCACTCATAAAGGCAAGGGTAGTTGCTGGCCAGCCCGATGATGGTGAAGAGCTGACGGACATGCTCAGGCCTTTTGTCTACAGACGATATTTTGACTACAGTACCTTCGAGGCCATCCGTGATTTAAAGAAAAGCATTGCTTCAGAGGTTCAGAGAAAGCAATTGAGCAGAAATATCAAATTAGGCGCTGGCGGAATCAGGGAGATCGAATTTTTCGGACAGGTATTCCAGCTTTTAAGGGGTGGTGTGGAATCCGAGCTTCAGGAAAGAAGCATATTAAAAATCCTGAAAATTCTTTCTTTAAGAAACTATATTCCTGATTCAGTACGACAGGAACTTGAGTCAGCGTATTATTTTTTCAGAAACCTTGAACACAGGATCCAGCAGGTGGAAGACCGTCAGACCCATGATCTTCCTGAAAACGAGCTTGAAAAGCTGAGAATATGCATTGGCATGGGCTTTTCAGATTACGGGGATTTTTCCGAAGTTCTCGAAATTCATCAGGCAAAGGTACACAATCATTTCAGATGCCTTCTCGGCGGAGAAAACGGGGAAGAATCAGACATCTGCGCTAAAACAGAAATATTCGAAGGCATATGGCAGCATCCCGAAAACAGGGACGCAACCATGGAAATCCTCGGAAATACAGGCTTTAAAGACCCTGAAAATTCATTCTCCAACATCATATATATAAGGGAACTTTCATTAAAGCAGGCCGGGGAAAAGGGGAAGCTCAAACTTGACAGGCTCATGCCGACTCTTTTGAAAAAAATATCAGAATCAGATTTCCCTGATACGGCTCTTTCACGAATAGCGGATCTGCTAAAGGCCATCATGCAGAGAACCTGTTATATTGCCCTTCTTCAGGAAAACCTGGTCTCTGTGGACAACCTCATCAAGCTGGCCAGTGCAAGCCCCTGGATTGTAAATTTCCTGAGCAGGCATCCAGTTCTTCTTGATGAACTGCTTGATCCGAGAACTCTTTATTCTCCGCCGTCAAAAGAAGAGCTCAGGGAAGATCTTGGCTACAGACTCGGTCAGATAGATGACGAGAATATGGAACTTCAAATGGAGACATTATGTGTTTTCAAGCAGTCCAGAATACTCAGAGTGGCAGCGGCAGATATAACAGCGTCCTATCCCCTGATGAGGGTCAGTGACCATCTGACTGAAATTGCTGAAACCCTTCTTGAAACGGTTTTAGAACTGTCTTTCAGGCAGATTGCAAAAAGGCTCGCTGCTCCTGAATCTCTTGCCATTGTCGAACCTGCCATAAATTCCTTTGCCATAATTGGATACGGAAAGCTCGGAGGATTAGAGCTCGGATATGGTTCGGATCTTGATATCGTTTTTCTGCATCAAGGCGAAGGAGAGTACTCCAAGGGATTCGACGGAATAGACACCTCTTATTTTTTCACCCGCGTTGCCCAGATAATGATTCATTTTCTTACGACTCACTCCAATGCAGGCACCCTGTACGAAGTTGACACAAGGCTCAGGCCAAGCGGAAGTGCGGGCGTGCTCGTAAGTCATATCAACGGCTTTGAGGACTATCTTCTGAACCAGGCATGGACGTGGGAACATCAGGCCATTGTCAGGGCGAGGGTTATTGTCGGAGGAAAAGACATTTCCGAAAGATTCAATGACATAAGAAAACGAATTCTCTGCATAAAAAGAGATGTTCCAAGCCTTAAAAAAGAAATTACGGAAATGAGTGAAAAAATCAGAACCCATAACAGAAAAAAGCCGGTCTCTGGTTTTCATCTTAAATATGATAAAGGAGGGATAGTGGACATAGAATTCTTTGTTCAGTATCTCGTTCTCGCATATTCAAACGCCTATCCTGAAATGTCTATCTGGACGGACAATGTAAGAATTCTCGAAACAGCTGCAAAAACAGGCATCATATCAGAAGAAACTTCCCTCTGTCTCAAGAAGGCTTACCTTTCTTACAGAATTGAAGTGCATAAAAGAGACCTGCTCGGTCTTGATCACGAAGTCGAGGAAGACATTTTCTCGGAACATAGAGCATTTGTCATTAAAACCTGGAATGAATATTTGTAG
- a CDS encoding SEL1-like repeat protein has translation MKTGFTWEHALFILLIICMSGCASVHGLNTSADREAGDRAFAAKNYKDAAEKYRSAADGGDAAAQYRLGQMLAEGQGIAKNDKEAAKYILQSADHDFGPARMTAAAWYLSGKRGIPKDEKKAFEYLSKEAEQKNPAAMFSLGCLYAKGLGVEKDANLATKWFNDAKTAGYAVPDDMLYEVNIMYPKSTSSKSFKIPTGNSTLVRSVQSGLLQLGYDPGKADGKISKKTIQAVKKFQAKANMPVNGRITHSLLEKIQYELRKKR, from the coding sequence ATGAAAACTGGTTTTACGTGGGAACATGCACTGTTCATTTTATTAATCATCTGCATGTCAGGCTGCGCATCTGTGCATGGTCTGAATACAAGCGCGGACAGGGAGGCAGGAGACAGGGCCTTTGCGGCTAAAAATTACAAGGATGCGGCCGAAAAATATAGATCCGCTGCCGATGGCGGAGATGCCGCCGCCCAATACAGGCTGGGCCAGATGCTTGCCGAAGGCCAGGGCATAGCCAAAAATGACAAGGAAGCCGCCAAGTACATTCTTCAGTCTGCGGATCATGATTTCGGCCCGGCCAGAATGACTGCCGCTGCATGGTATCTTTCAGGAAAAAGAGGTATTCCAAAGGACGAAAAAAAGGCTTTTGAATATCTTTCAAAAGAGGCCGAACAGAAAAATCCGGCTGCCATGTTTTCCCTCGGATGCCTTTACGCAAAGGGGCTGGGTGTTGAAAAGGACGCCAATCTTGCGACAAAATGGTTTAATGATGCAAAGACTGCCGGATATGCAGTTCCGGATGATATGCTTTATGAAGTAAATATAATGTATCCGAAGTCAACATCTTCAAAATCTTTCAAGATACCCACAGGTAACAGCACCCTTGTTAGAAGCGTTCAATCAGGTCTGCTTCAGCTTGGATACGATCCTGGAAAGGCGGATGGAAAGATCAGTAAAAAAACGATACAGGCAGTAAAAAAATTCCAGGCCAAGGCCAATATGCCGGTGAATGGAAGAATTACACACTCGCTGCTCGAAAAAATTCAATATGAATTGAGAAAGAAAAGATAA
- a CDS encoding GAF and ANTAR domain-containing protein, with protein sequence METRDKYIKALMDISRAINSDLYLEDLLKLIVMVTAQVAGLKICSLWIVDESENYPVIRLKATQAIDQEYVKDRAIFMNEGVVGHVASTKKPMVIKDVLNEPLFKEKEMARKLNLISMLGIPLTVKNDHVVGVLNCFTEQPHDFSENEIYMITAVANQAAVAIYNQELIVKTRVIQEELETRKLVEKAKEIIMMRKNISGQDAYRSIQKHSMNTRKPIREVAEAIVLSEKLY encoded by the coding sequence ATGGAAACCAGAGACAAATACATTAAGGCATTGATGGATATAAGCAGAGCCATAAACTCTGATCTCTACCTTGAGGATCTGTTGAAGCTTATTGTTATGGTTACCGCCCAGGTTGCAGGTCTTAAAATCTGCTCCCTGTGGATAGTGGATGAGTCGGAAAATTATCCCGTAATAAGGCTCAAGGCGACCCAGGCCATTGATCAGGAATACGTCAAAGACAGGGCGATATTCATGAATGAAGGTGTTGTGGGCCATGTCGCCTCCACAAAAAAGCCCATGGTCATAAAAGATGTCCTGAACGAGCCTTTATTCAAAGAAAAGGAAATGGCCAGAAAGCTGAATCTCATTTCTATGCTGGGCATTCCGCTAACAGTAAAAAATGATCATGTGGTTGGCGTACTCAACTGTTTCACGGAACAACCGCATGACTTTTCGGAAAATGAGATATACATGATCACTGCGGTCGCCAACCAGGCGGCTGTGGCAATATACAACCAGGAACTGATCGTCAAGACAAGGGTCATACAGGAAGAGCTTGAGACGAGAAAGCTAGTGGAAAAGGCCAAGGAAATCATCATGATGAGAAAAAACATTTCAGGCCAGGATGCTTACAGATCCATTCAGAAACACAGCATGAACACGAGAAAGCCCATAAGGGAAGTGGCTGAAGCCATAGTTCTTTCGGAAAAGCTTTATTAA
- the mtgA gene encoding monofunctional biosynthetic peptidoglycan transglycosylase translates to MRLTKNKKFRFFLLLVFLVFSYHFWIFSKVLWFIKFNPKSSAFMENSLDEMQEKNTRAELKHTWISYEKISQNIKKAVIAAEDAKFLSHEGFDWDAIQTAFEKNLKKGRIVAGGSTISQQLAKNLFLSKSRNPLRKIEEAIITFMIEKMMAKRRILEIYLNIIEWGEGIFGIEAASQYYFRQSSSNIDAFQAATLAAIIPNPVYFQSRINSTRIKRKTGILLFRMKSARPPE, encoded by the coding sequence GTGCGCCTGACAAAAAACAAAAAGTTTCGTTTTTTTCTATTACTGGTTTTCCTCGTTTTCTCATATCATTTCTGGATTTTTTCCAAGGTTCTGTGGTTCATCAAATTTAATCCCAAATCAAGCGCATTTATGGAAAACAGTCTTGATGAAATGCAGGAGAAAAATACCCGGGCTGAATTGAAACACACCTGGATTTCCTACGAAAAAATATCTCAGAACATCAAAAAGGCCGTGATTGCCGCCGAAGACGCCAAATTCCTTTCCCATGAAGGGTTTGACTGGGATGCAATTCAGACGGCTTTCGAAAAAAACCTGAAAAAAGGCAGAATAGTCGCTGGGGGCTCCACAATCTCCCAGCAGCTTGCAAAGAATCTTTTCCTTTCAAAAAGCAGAAATCCGCTTCGCAAAATTGAGGAAGCAATCATCACATTCATGATAGAAAAAATGATGGCTAAAAGAAGGATCCTCGAAATTTACCTTAATATTATAGAATGGGGAGAAGGGATTTTCGGGATTGAGGCAGCATCCCAGTATTATTTCAGACAGTCGTCATCAAATATAGATGCGTTCCAGGCTGCGACCCTTGCGGCAATCATACCCAACCCAGTATATTTTCAGAGCAGGATCAACTCCACAAGGATCAAGAGAAAAACAGGCATTCTCTTGTTCAGGATGAAATCTGCCAGACCGCCTGAATAA
- a CDS encoding PTS sugar transporter subunit IIA, producing the protein MIKDLSEIADYLEISRATLERWIYQGKIPVSLRDNSCEFDLRILQKWAASRKINFKLDHYKSPFANDLQNKQDRFLSDSVRIGGIFYNVEADSLESVLKKISGLAPVSGIEARDILAQSIMEREMIRSTGVGMGIAIPHIQKPMPDIFPQSFVTVCFLKNPIDFLATDGKLVTVIFLLVASSPQKHLQLLSRLSFCLKNKDFMDLIAKCPNVEEFISVLTSLELQLTNQKKSS; encoded by the coding sequence ATGATTAAAGATCTTTCTGAAATAGCTGATTATCTTGAAATTTCTAGGGCTACCCTTGAACGATGGATTTATCAGGGAAAAATCCCGGTTTCTCTAAGGGACAACTCCTGTGAATTTGATCTAAGAATTCTTCAAAAGTGGGCAGCCAGCAGAAAAATAAATTTCAAATTAGATCATTATAAATCACCTTTTGCCAATGATTTGCAGAATAAACAAGACCGTTTCCTTTCCGATTCCGTAAGGATAGGCGGGATTTTTTATAATGTTGAAGCAGACAGCCTTGAGTCAGTTCTTAAAAAAATATCTGGTCTGGCTCCTGTTTCAGGAATCGAGGCCAGAGATATACTTGCACAGTCGATCATGGAAAGAGAGATGATTCGATCAACGGGTGTGGGGATGGGAATTGCTATTCCACACATACAAAAACCAATGCCTGATATATTCCCTCAGTCATTTGTAACTGTATGCTTTTTAAAAAATCCCATAGATTTTTTAGCTACAGACGGCAAACTAGTAACTGTAATTTTTCTTCTGGTTGCTTCCTCACCCCAGAAGCATTTACAGCTTTTGTCAAGATTGTCATTTTGCCTTAAAAACAAGGACTTCATGGATTTAATAGCAAAATGCCCAAATGTCGAAGAATTCATCTCGGTACTAACTTCCCTGGAACTTCAGTTAACCAATCAAAAAAAATCATCATGA
- a CDS encoding chloride channel protein, protein MNKIFKSFLRFFLFPRYDDRLILIIAGAFTGICSGIAAVFLAKSIHFITELLYGGTFGWYSVLFPACGAFLSALVLYKVFKDEGAHGVPDVIYSVSKFGGALKLRSSLSRLISSALTIGSGGSAGPEAPVVMSGASIGSNIAKLFKLNSRQRIILVGCGTAGAISAIFNAPISGMIFTLEIIIGEWHSRNIIPIAVAAVTGAQTGWFLKGKKSVFIIENAFNFELHDIVSCIGLAIFTGLASILLTRLMRGMSRLTSRIKLPVWCKAPIGGLMVGVIGLLYPYILGEGYEGIQMMIEGNFDRPDYIIWFLFLPAFYILLKSIATSLTIEWGGSGGIFAPSLVIGAFTGVFYYRVLSFLLPGYIWAGEGWYALIGMTGLIAGIMQAPLTGIFLVVEITGGYGIIVPLILVSAISSHFCRFFEPASIYLRSLVENGKLLRPGTDERVLSDLTVMELIEKDCQVIGQHMILRELVLMLKETRRNYFSVKDEVSGKFVGMVHLNDIRPYLMDDLIYDNVFVYQIMHTDVQTIGLDEDLTKVLELMDYHGLFSIPVVVDGYFEGMISKATLLDRYRKELRVQTAF, encoded by the coding sequence ATGAATAAAATATTCAAGTCATTTTTACGTTTTTTTTTATTTCCGCGATATGATGACCGTCTGATTCTCATAATAGCCGGTGCTTTCACAGGAATTTGCAGTGGTATTGCCGCGGTCTTTCTTGCCAAATCCATTCATTTCATAACCGAGCTTCTTTATGGGGGAACATTTGGCTGGTACTCTGTTCTTTTTCCAGCTTGCGGAGCATTTCTTTCTGCTCTTGTTTTGTACAAAGTATTCAAGGATGAAGGCGCTCATGGAGTTCCCGATGTCATTTACAGCGTATCAAAGTTTGGAGGCGCATTAAAGCTCCGCAGCAGTCTTTCAAGACTTATTTCAAGTGCATTGACAATTGGAAGCGGAGGATCGGCAGGGCCTGAAGCGCCCGTGGTAATGAGCGGCGCGTCCATAGGCTCAAATATTGCGAAACTCTTCAAATTAAACAGCAGACAAAGAATCATTCTTGTTGGATGTGGAACGGCAGGGGCCATATCAGCCATATTTAATGCCCCTATTTCAGGTATGATTTTCACGCTTGAGATCATAATAGGAGAATGGCACTCAAGAAATATAATCCCCATAGCCGTAGCAGCTGTGACAGGAGCCCAGACCGGATGGTTTTTAAAGGGCAAAAAATCGGTTTTTATCATTGAAAATGCCTTCAATTTTGAACTTCATGACATTGTATCCTGCATTGGCCTCGCAATTTTTACAGGTCTTGCCTCAATTCTGTTGACCAGACTAATGAGGGGAATGAGCCGATTAACTTCTCGAATAAAGCTGCCTGTATGGTGCAAGGCTCCCATAGGCGGCCTGATGGTCGGAGTTATAGGTCTCTTATATCCTTATATTCTGGGTGAAGGATATGAAGGCATTCAAATGATGATCGAGGGCAATTTTGACAGACCAGACTATATTATATGGTTTTTGTTTCTTCCTGCTTTTTATATTCTTCTTAAATCAATTGCTACGTCCCTTACAATTGAATGGGGAGGCAGCGGAGGAATATTTGCTCCAAGCCTCGTCATAGGAGCTTTTACCGGAGTTTTTTATTATCGCGTTCTTTCTTTTTTACTGCCTGGCTATATTTGGGCCGGAGAAGGCTGGTATGCGCTGATAGGAATGACGGGGCTTATTGCAGGTATCATGCAGGCCCCATTAACAGGTATTTTTCTTGTCGTTGAAATAACGGGTGGCTACGGAATTATAGTACCTCTTATTCTGGTTTCAGCAATATCATCCCATTTTTGCCGATTTTTTGAGCCAGCATCAATTTACCTAAGGTCTTTGGTGGAAAATGGTAAACTATTAAGGCCAGGTACAGATGAAAGAGTCTTATCAGATCTAACTGTCATGGAACTTATCGAAAAAGACTGTCAGGTTATTGGCCAGCATATGATTCTAAGAGAGCTTGTCTTAATGCTCAAAGAAACAAGAAGAAATTATTTTTCTGTAAAAGATGAGGTTTCGGGAAAATTTGTGGGGATGGTTCATTTGAATGATATAAGACCGTATCTTATGGATGATCTTATATATGATAATGTCTTTGTTTATCAGATAATGCATACAGATGTTCAGACCATCGGCTTAGATGAGGATCTCACAAAGGTACTTGAACTAATGGACTACCATGGGCTGTTCAGTATCCCTGTCGTTGTAGACGGATATTTTGAAGGAATGATCTCAAAAGCTACTCTTCTTGACAGATACAGAAAGGAACTCAGGGTTCAGACAGCCTTCTGA